The following are encoded together in the Tursiops truncatus isolate mTurTru1 chromosome 10, mTurTru1.mat.Y, whole genome shotgun sequence genome:
- the MYMX gene encoding protein myomixer: MPTLLLPLLLRTLLARLLLPAARLARRHFLPLLRRLVHRLGSQDMREALLGCLLFVLSQRHPPDAGEASRVARLERRDRLASQK, encoded by the coding sequence ATGCCCACTCTGCTGCTCCCGCTGCTGCTGCGGACGCTGCTGGCCCGCCTGCTGCTGCCTGCTGCCCGCCTTGCCCGCCGGCACTTCCTGCCCCTGCTGCGCCGGCTGGTCCACCGCCTGGGCTCTCAGGATATGCGAGAGGCTTTGCTGGGCTGTCTGTTGTTTGTCCTCAGCCAGAGACACCCGCCAGATGCTGGGGAGGCCTCCAGAGTGGCCCGCCTGGAGAGGAGGGACAGGCTAGCCTCCCAAAAATGA